The Camelina sativa cultivar DH55 unplaced genomic scaffold, Cs unpScaffold00549, whole genome shotgun sequence genome includes the window agaccaACCGATTCTAAACAAAAGAAGCACAAACAAAAGCCCCTACACCTGCATTTCTTGTACGGTAAGAGCTTAAGCTTCACATCTTCTCTCTCTAGTCGTTACATATGAATATATGACGACTTTGCATGTGATAGAGCGTCTTGGGAGTTCCAGGAGAGTCTTGACAAGGTACTTTTCATTTGtacaataataattcaaacgTACGGTCAGTTTCTTGAGATTTGCTGAATTCTGTAGTAAGTGCATTACTAGCATCAGTTCTGCAGGATGTCCTGAGAAGCTGGTTTTGATATCAACATACTCAAGCGACGGCAACAAACACTCTTGCACAGCGGAATAATTGAATCGAAGCAGCTCTTTGGAGTTCATCTTCTTAGAGTTAGTATTCCATATCTGACCAAGAAAAAGAGATGAGAAAAGGTAATGCAAAGATAGGCAACACCTTTCGCAGATCATATGAGAAATAAGGTTAAGTAGATGATCACCAAGATAAGTGACTTCAAGTTTGAGAAGTTCTTTATAAAGGTTGGTAACCATATCAAATCAGATAAACGAAAAGTAACACGCAGGCTGGAGATGTCACCAAACTGAGGCAACGGTTCTATTCTCGTGTATTGACAGATGAGCTGGAACCAAAATGAAACATAAATGTAGTTAAGAAGCTTTCATGATAGAAAATGTATATCTTATAGTCAACCGAAATTGCCAATACATACCTTGAAAGTGTCTCTACATAAAGTCATGTCCCTGAACTTTGAAATCCCGTGGAGAAAAGTGCGGATACTACTTCTCCGCGATGAAATGCTTGCTTCATCCAAAACATCCAAACCAAAGGACAGAGAGAGATCTACCTTGGCATTGGAATCCACATCGTTTATTATAAAACTCTCTGACAATTTATCACTGATGCTCAAAAGGCATAGTCGAGGAGCATTAATCACAAATCATGAACAAAAAGACTTTTGGATCATCGTTTCGTCTGTTTTTATTCTGAGCTTCTTCAATGACCTAGAAACCATCCAAAAGAGTTTGACATCATCATTCACAGATCCGGAAATCTTCAACTCTTCCAAGACAGGACAGGAAGAGACAAGTCTCTCAAAATTGGCCTCTTTGCCATAccaaatatatttcaaatgcaTAGTCTTCAGACAAGGTAAGGAAAAAACCTCGACATCACCCAATGTTACATGAAAGAGTTTCAAGGAGACCAGTGTCTCACAGGTGTAAAGCCTCAGGGGCATCTCATAAGTAGGACCTGGTGGAAACCAAACATCTAGATGTTGGATCTTACGCTTAATTATAGCATCAAACCATGGCGTGAGATAAGAGGGAGCATCATCTACACTTTTCTTAAATCTGATTCTAACAATAAATAACTTGACTTGGTGTAAGCATGAAACCCTATTGGAATGGAAAAACTTGTCACCAAAACTCCTAAAGGCATTGAAATTTGGGAGGTGCCAACATGCCAAATATAAACTAGGAACAAAAAGCCAGAGACTTTTCCACCTGGTTGACAAAACGCTTGTCTTAACAGTTTCCTTTGCGGGAAGATGAGAAAGTATCTGACATATCAAAGGATCAGGTAACTGGCTTATCctatcttcttccttcaacCTTTCGGAACAAGCCATTTGTTTTCAGAAACAACGAAATCtgtaaacaaataatcaaaaaaaaattgtaaatgcaAGTTTCAGAGAAACCATATTGGATGAAATTGCCGCCAAAAACTCTCCTTTAGTTCAACTTCAAGTGACGGAGGCTAATTACCATTTACCCTAGTCAGGTTAGGGTTTTTACAAGTCTTGCGAAAATGATTTCTACAACAGCAAAATAAGGGAAAAagtcagaaaaaaagaagaacctgCAGTGTTTTGACCGGACTGAATCCAAGCAATCACTTGCCGGAACTATATATCGGATAATTACGccgacgagagagagagagagtacacTTCTGTGAGACTGTGAATCTGTGACTATAGGTGTaagttaataataatagtagtaaAAATAGCGAGTATACGTTACACAAAAAGCCCAACGTGGCCCAATATATATACTGAGGGAAGCACAAATACACCTTTTGACTCTCAAACATTTTCGATTACTTGGATACAAACTGTCAAACTGAGTCTCTTGACGATTCCTGTGAATATAGAACTGTACTGACCTAGATAGAAACCTTGAAAGCGTCTAGATGTATGATTATTATTACCTTGcctttgatataaatatttagcttGGGATTACAATCCAAGTTCGAACATATTCCTGCAATTTGACAATTCTTTAACAAGCCAACAGCTGTCAAAAGAgctttatacatttttttaaaagacctAATTAGTGTTTGAACAATTTGTGGAGATAACCATCAAATGGGAAAGAAAGTTGGTAACTGGTGACTATTACATGAGCAGCAGCAACCATCAAGTAACATAAGAAAGACTTTAAACTGCAATATTTGCTTTTTGGCAAAAACGCCTAAATACATCCTCCTCAAAATCAACTAATTTAACGACCCAAAAAGATCATACCAGGTATTACCGATCTTACGAATGAGTGAACAATGGAGTTGACAGACGCTAGAGCATCTTGGCATTGTAAGGAGTTCTTGAAGGAAGGCACACTTAGCCTTTTCGGCATAGTAAACATCGAGCCTTAATTTCTCCAGGATTTTTGAATTCTTCAAGAAATATCTTACTAGCTCCAGTTCTCCTTCATACCCTGCGATCGAACGTTTCCATTCCACAAACTTGAGCGATGATACCAAACACTGAGGCACTGTTGTTGAAAACATCAGCTTTGGTTCTGTCTTCTTCTTACCACGCATGGATTCGTCCCTAACCAATTTCTGCAAAAACAGAAGGAAACAAATTGACTAGatacacaaaatattttcataaacaatAAGCATAAATCAGAGGGTTATAGTTATTTCATTACCATTACTAAAGATTCCAGTTTTGGGCAGCTCTCAAGAAGGGTTGGCAACGTTTCAAGatcaaatttagaaaattcaaCATTCAAGCGGGATAGGTCACGAAACTGAAGCAGTGGTCCCGATTTCGAGTATTGAAAGATTCCCTAGTAACACAAGTAAACAAGTAAAGGATGAATGTTATGGTGAGATGAGAAACTTCGTATATATGCTTAAAGAGAAAAGATGTATACCTTCCAAATACCATTACTAATAACTAGGTCCCTGACCCTTGATATGTCGGTGAGTATGTCATGAATCATGCTGCTACTATATGTCTCATAGCTAAAGGGGAAATCAATATCTAGTCTGGAAGAGGAACCCAAATTGACGATCTGAAAGTTCTTTGGTGAGGAGACTGAAGTCCTCAAACACTGGAGTAGAGGAGCATCAATCACAACTTGGGTGAACTGATCATATATGCAGATTCTCTTTAGCGTAAGAGAGCGCAATTGTAAAACATTTGGCTTGTCAACCTTCTTGgaatctctgaagatggttaaaTCTTCCAGAACAGGAGAGCCTGAGATAAGTTTCTGCAACGTGGTCTCATTGGGATAGGTATTATGTAGTAGATGCATGATCTTCAGGCAAGGTAAGGAAACAAACTCAGCATTAGGCAAGGTAACCTCAAAGAGTCGTAAGTGTACCAGCGTCTCACAGGTATATAAACTCAGGGGAATCTTATCATCTCCATAAATATCAAGATGCTGAATCCTACGCGTAGTCACAGCATCAATCCATGACGCAAGATCATACATACAATGACGATAAAAACTTAAGCGGAGTTTGCGTATCCATGACTCCctgtggaaaataaaaaacctttCAACAAAACTCACAAAGTCATCAAACTTTGAGAATGAGATGAAGCCTAAGTCCAATCCAGGAACAGATTGCCAAAGATATCTCGATCTTGTGGACAAAACGCTTGTTCTGACAGCATCCTTGGTAGAGAGATGATAAAGTATTTCACATATCAAAGGTTCCGGTAACTGGCTTAACCTATCTTCTTCCTTATGTGACGCTTTTTTGTgacatattttggttttcttctttctatccaCCATTGCTCTCTATCTTACCACTAACTAATCTGCATCATCaaaatttaaggaaaaaaaaaggtaattaaaAATTGAAGAACTAATCCGcatcatacaaatcaaaattctcaaaaaaaaaaaaaaacagatatcgACTAGTGTAAGTGTTTACAAGAAAACACATGCAAGGGACTGAACAAATTAGGTTAGGCTTTTCAATGTTTCTGAAGATGACTAgacatcaagaagaagaagacgcacCGGAGTGGAATTTAACGAACACAGGCAGATCAAACCTATTCGTCTTCCTCGTGTCGAAGAGACTTCTTTATCGCCTTTCTTACTCCCACTGTCAATTGATGATGACTTTCCAGTTTCCTAGTGGCCCTTTCTTACTTTTACTACTGCAGTGCCTTTGGAAAAAGTGCATGAACGCCTTACCGTTTTTTACCTCTTTCTACAAACGCCTTGCCGTTTTTATCTCTCCGTTTTACAAGAAACAACCAATAGTCTAATTTGACCAAACCGGAAAATACCAAGTTTTGTTCAGATACTAAAAACCTGGTTTAATccttgttttaatttttgggtATGTTGGCATTTTAGTACgttttcaaaacttaattatcaaactagtacaatcactatttataattggcAAAATAGGTGAGAGAGTGtttgtgtgtgagtgtgtgtgagtgtgtgtgaGATATGAGAGTTGTGTAGGACCCATTTGTGAGATATTTAAATTaggataattatttaaatagttgttaatataatctttttttggaaaacttttcagatacaaaaaaaaatctatatttttttctttataatttgatatgcattttgtttaataatttttaaatatattctataCATCTTTTTTACCCGTACACTTTATTAAGTGTAcggatgtctgtacacattattaagtgtacggaCTGTACACTGATTAAGTGTACGGATGTCTATACACCTTATTAAATGTATGGGTATCTGCATATCTTATTCAGTGTACAGATGTCTCTatacattattaagtgtatagATGTAATAATGTGNaatttttaaatatattctataCATCTTTTTTACCCGTACACTTTATTAAGTGTACGGGTAAAAAAGATGTATAGAatagatttaaaaattattaaacaaaatgcatatcaaattataaagaaaaaaatatatatttttttgtatctgaaaagttttccaaaaaaagattatattaacaactatttaaataattatcctAATTTTTCAATCTCACAAATGGGTCCTACAGAACTCTCCTATCTCACACGCACTCACACACAAACACTCCCTCACCTATTTTgccaattataaatagtgaCTGTACTAGTTTGataattaagttttgaaaacGTACTAAAATGCCTAATATCCCTTAATTTTTCATGTCCGCTAAGGTCTCAATTTGACAAACCAGTTTGAGACCATTCATATTCGCTTTGTCTCTTTTTACCAATCAAAAGGGACGACGACTTCATATTCGATAGAGCCTCTTGGCAGTCATGAGGGCTGAGGagttgtactttttttttagacCCTAATTTGTTAgtcgaaacaaaaaaattgaaaccataCTTTGTCACAAAACTCTTATGTCTAATTTTGAAAATGAGTTCAGCTTTAAAAGTTAATCTGCCATGAACactatgcatatatatatattaggaaaaaCACAGCTTACATTTGGGATAGTTCTAATGAATCTTTTCGTTTGATCCTACTTGTACATGAAAtacgatttttaaaacaatcaaacaagatAAGAAACAGCATTGCCTTAACTTGTTGATAAACAACATTCCTTGGATTTTTGACAAGCCACAAGAGGGCAATTTGGCAAACCTTAATGGTCTCTACAGATAAACCTACCGAAAACAAAGAGACCAAcacattctaaacaaaaaagcACAAACAAAAGCGCCCTACACCTGCATTTCTTGTAGGGTGAGAGTTTAATTAAATATgattttcaaaacaaacaaacaaaataagcaACAGCATCGCTTAACTTGGGAGGACGGTTTGGCAACCTTAataaacaaagacaaagaccAACCAAttctaaacaaaagaaacataaacacaaaaagcCTTCAACCTGCATTTCTTGTACTTCAGCTTATCCATATGATATGGACCATATCCAACATTGTCGTTACACAAAATCACCAAAATAACAAACCAGTTTGATTCTAAGAACAATTGAGATTTCCGACCAAGTAGTACGTTAAGATGATAAGAAACATATGAAAGCCTATGCCTACATGGACCAAAGCCATACCAACCATGAAGCTACAATGCATCTTCACTTCGTTTTACATAAAAACACGAAACCTTGCAATGTTCCCTCTATACTCTTTACCGATCAAAGAAAGACGACTTCACATTCGATAGAGCGTCTTGGAATGTTGAGGAGTTTCTTGACCAAGTCATCTTGAATCTGTATTGCATCATAATGCCAAGGTAGAGTGAGTTTCTTGAGGACAGCCGCACTAGCTTCATCTCTGCAGCAAGTCCCGAGACTTTCACTTTGAAATCAACAACTTCGAGAGACGATAGCAAACACTGAGGCACAGTTGAAAGATCGACTTGATTCATCTCGTCAAATGGCATTTCCACACGATCTGCATTGTAGCATACCTGAGAACAGAAGACAAGattaaaacacaaaagacaaaagatgCAGAATCTTCCAAGGAATGAAAAGCTTATTTGAGTTTGGCAGATCATCACCAAGATGAGAGACTTCAAGTTTGGGAAGCTTCCAAGAAACGTTGGTAACCATTTCAGATGGGAATAATAGAGCTCTACTTGCAGGAATAATAGAGCTCTATCTGACAGATCAAAAATTCAGGTAAACTGGCTTATCCTATCTTTCTTCAATCCCTGATTCAACCATTTGGAACAAGCCAATACGAGAAATGCAATTGCGAAATTCACAATTCTAGAGTGAGTTTCATGACAACGAACTTAAAAGTGTCTCTCGTTATCTTGAGCAAGCGGGTTAGCTTAGCTTGCTGCAAAGTCAACGCCGTAACTACTGCCGCATGTGACCGTAACTACTGCCGCATGTGATTGGAGATCAGCAACCAAACCACCAAGTATCCTCAAGAAATCAACTAATTTTAAGTATTTAACGATCACAAACTTAACCTCAGACGAAATgttcaaaaatctcaaaaagaCTAATTAAAGAACAATGACTTCACAAGCGGTAGAGCCTCTTGGAAGTCCTGAGGGCTGAATGGCTGATgagttgttcttttttttagacCATAATTTGTtcgtcaaaacaaaaaattaagacCATACTTTTTGTCCCAGAACTCTTAGGTCTAATTTTGAAAAACTGAGTTCAGTTTTAAAAGTTAATCTGCCATGAACAGAACAAAGTTGCATATACAATGTTAGGAAAAACACAGCTTACATTGGGGATAGTTCTAATGAATCTTTTCGTTTGATCCCTGATTGTATTTTGCCTACTTGTACATGAAAtacgatttttaaaacaaacaaaaccaaataagtaaagCATTGATTAACAATGTTCCTAAGATATTTTGATGAATGCAAAAAGATGGGCAGTTTGGCAACCGTAATAGTAGTAGTCTCTAAAGATGAACGAGTAACTTGACATTGGAATCCATACTGGTTATTTTGAAGCTTTTTGATAAGTTATCAGAGATGCTCAAAAAGCTTAGGCGAGGGGCATCAATCAGAATTCCTGTATCAGTGATACAGTATCACCCACAGAGAAGCGTATGCTTATAGTGAGCCAGAGAGTCCTCCATCTGGTGGATAGAACGCTTGTGGAAACAGATTCTTTTGTGGGAAGATGAGAAAGAATCTGACAGATCAACGGATCAGGTAACTGACAGATCATCATCAACACCTTTCATGTCCGCTGAGGCTAAGGTCTCAATTTGACAAACCAGTTTGAGACCATTCATATTCGCTAGAGCCTCTTGGCAGTCCTGAAGGCTGATGAGTTACTTTGTTCGtcgaaacaaaaaattaagacCATACTTCGTCCCAAAACTCAGCTTTAAAAGTTAATCTGCTATGAACAGAACAAAGTTGGGGATAGTTCTAATGAATCTTTTCGTTTGACCCCTGATTATATTTGCCTACTTGTACATGAAATAcgattttaaaacaaacaaacaaaataagaaacagCATTGCTTAAATTGGGAGGGCAGTTTGGCAACCTTAATAGTAGTAGTCTCTAAAGATGAACGAGTAACTAACTTATAGCTGTGGCTACCGAAAACAAAAGAGACCAACCGGAttctaaacaaaagaaagaaacataaaacataaaagccTTCAACCTGCATTTCTTCTGCTTCAGCTTCACAAGTTCTTTCTCTAGTCTTTTACACACATATGTATCAATATATGACGACTTGACATGTGGTAGAGCGTCTTGGGATTTCCAGGATATTCTTGACGAGGAACTTTTCATCCgtacaaaaataattcaaacGCAGAGTCAGTTTCTTGAGGATCGTGGAATTCTCTAGGAAGTACATTATTAGCTTCCATTCTGCATCACGTCCCGAGATGGTGGTTTTGATATCAACATACTCAAGCGATGATAACAAACACTCTGGCACAGAGGAATCGAATCCACTCAGCTCTTCCTGACGCATTTTCTTAGAGTTGCTATTCCATAcctgaaggaaaaaaaaaaggaaggagaggagagaaaataaatgaaaagataaGCAAAATCAGTTCAAAGAGATAGACATATACGGACGGATAAGCGCAGATCATCACCAAGATGAGGGATTTCAAGTTTGGGCAGCTCTCGAGAAAGGTTGGCAACATATATAAATCAGATACACGAAGAGTTAAATGCAGGCGGGACATGTAACCAAACTGAGGCAGCAGTTCTTTTTTCGAGTATTGACAGATGAgctgtaaccaaaaaaaatgttagtcaGAAACTGATTTCATGATAGAACCTTGAAAATGTGATATGTCCAAGTAGCAGAACTGTCTTATATACATACCTTGAAAATGTCTTTACATATTGTCATATCTCTGACCTTGGAGATCCCAGGGAGAAAACTGTTGATGACACCACTTCTCCTCAATGAAATGCTTGCTTCATTAAGATCTTCCAAGACAAAGGGGAGAGAGATATCTACCTTGCCACCGGAGCTAAGCTCGTTCAATATGCAAGTCTCGAATTTATCAGTGATGCTCAAAAAGCGTAGTCTAGGAGCACCAATCACAAATCCTAAACCAAAATTCGGGTCATCAATTTCAATCTTTATACAGAGCTTCTTCAATGAGGTAGAGAGCACCTGAAAGACATTTACATTCCCATACTCGGATCCGACAATCTTCAACTTCTCCAAGATAGGACAGCGAGAGACAAGACTCTCAAAAATGGACTCTTTGCCATACCAGATAAACTTCAAGTGCAAAGTCTTCAGGGAAGGTAAGAAAAAAGACTCGACATCATCCAACATCACCACCTCATAGAGTTTTAACGATACTAGTGTCTCACAGGTATAAAGACTTGGGGGCATCTCATACGAAGTATCAGGAGGACAACAAACATGAAGATGTTGGATCTTACGCTTAACTGCAGCATCAATCCATGACTTGAGATAACAAGTATCAACCTTTACATCGTAACAATCCTCAATTCTCAGTTTGACTTTGTTTATGAACGAAGCCCTACTGGAATCGAAAAACCTGTCACCAAAACTCCTAAAGTGATTGAAATCCAAGATCTCCCAATATGCCAAATCCAGACAAGGAACCCAAAGCCAGAGAGTCCTCCATCTAGTGGATAAAACGCTTGTCGTAACACTGTCCTTTGTGGGAAGATGAGAAAGTATCTGGCAGATCAATGGATCAGGTAGTTGGCTTAACCTATCCTCCTCCAATCTCTGATCGGCCatgttcttgttctcttctgCAGAAAACTtattagaaaaaccaaaatctgcaattcagaaaatgaaaaaaaatgcaAGCTTCAGTGAAACAATTCGGATGAAAATTACATTGAGACCAGCCAGGGTTAGGGTTTGTAAGTtcaactaagaagaagaaggaagaaccTACCGAGTGTATTTAGCCGGCAGAATGCAATCACTACAGATCAAAGGATCAGGCTGAACCCTTTGGAAGAAGCTATCGTCtgtttttcttaattctctCAGACAGCACAATCTGAAAAGAAATAatctttaaatttgaaaaaaaaaaaaatgagagtttCCAATCAGTGACTTCTCTCACGAAACCTGTAAGCAAATTCAAAGGACAATACCATACCAAATCTATTCTCGACATTTAAACtccaaaaactaacaaaatcggACTCAATTCATCTCTACAATCTTTTTTCCTCAAAGTTGTGAAGTGTACAATCATCTCTACAATCAATCAGCAttcaaaccttttaaaaaatatatcaaaccgccgaaacaaattacaaaacattaactgaaaatatataattgatttcatataatatattcgACTAATTAGTCTTTAACACAGACGATGATCTATTTTATTCCTATCATCGCAGCTAATTTAACGACCAAAACGATCAACCTACCTTAATGGAAA containing:
- the LOC104773469 gene encoding F-box/FBD/LRR-repeat protein At1g51370-like isoform X2, with product MVDRKKKTKICHKKASHKEEDRLSQLPEPLICEILYHLSTKDAVRTSVLSTRSRYLWQSVPGLDLGFISFSKFDDFVSFVERFFIFHRESWIRKLRLSFYRHCMYDLASWIDAVTTRRIQHLDIYGDDKIPLSLYTCETLVHLRLFEVTLPNAEFVSLPCLKIMHLLHNTYPNETTLQKLISGSPVLEDLTIFRDSKKVDKPNVLQLRSLTLKRICIYDQFTQVVIDAPLLQCLRTSVSSPKNFQIVNLGSSSRLDIDFPFSYETYSSSMIHDILTDISRVRDLVISNGIWKGIFQYSKSGPLLQFRDLSRLNVEFSKFDLETLPTLLESCPKLESLVMKLVRDESMRGKKKTEPKLMFSTTVPQCLVSSLKFVEWKRSIAGLDVYYAEKAKCAFLQELLTMPRCSSVCQLHCSLIRKIGNTWYDLFGSLN
- the LOC104773469 gene encoding F-box/FBD/LRR-repeat protein At1g51370-like isoform X1, whose translation is MVDRKKKTKICHKKASHKEEDRLSQLPEPLICEILYHLSTKDAVRTSVLSTRSRYLWQSVPGLDLGFISFSKFDDFVSFVERFFIFHRESWIRKLRLSFYRHCMYDLASWIDAVTTRRIQHLDIYGDDKIPLSLYTCETLVHLRLFEVTLPNAEFVSLPCLKIMHLLHNTYPNETTLQKLISGSPVLEDLTIFRDSKKVDKPNVLQLRSLTLKRICIYDQFTQVVIDAPLLQCLRTSVSSPKNFQIVNLGSSSRLDIDFPFSYETYSSSMIHDILTDISRVRDLVISNGIWKGIFQYSKSGPLLQFRDLSRLNVEFSKFDLETLPTLLESCPKLESLVMKLVRDESMRGKKKTEPKLMFSTTVPQCLVSSLKFVEWKRSIAGYEGELELVRYFLKNSKILEKLRLDVYYAEKAKCAFLQELLTMPRCSSVCQLHCSLIRKIGNTWYDLFGSLN
- the LOC104773460 gene encoding putative FBD-associated F-box protein At5g53635, encoding MADQRLEEDRLSQLPDPLICQILSHLPTKDSVTTSVLSTRWRTLWLWVPCLDLAYWEILDFNHFRSFGDRFFDSSRASFINKVKLRIEDCYDVKVDTCYLKSWIDAAVKRKIQHLHVCCPPDTSYEMPPSLYTCETLVSLKLYEVVMLDDVESFFLPSLKTLHLKFIWYGKESIFESLVSRCPILEKLKIVGSEYGNVNVFQVLSTSLKKLCIKIEIDDPNFGLGFVIGAPRLRFLSITDKFETCILNELSSGGKVDISLPFVLEDLNEASISLRRSGVINSFLPGISKVRDMTICKDIFKLICQYSKKELLPQFGYMSRLHLTLRVSDLYMLPTFLESCPNLKSLILVWNSNSKKMRQEELSGFDSSVPECLLSSLEYVDIKTTISGRDAEWKLIMYFLENSTILKKLTLRLNYFCTDEKFLVKNILEIPRRSTTCQVVIY